The DNA region CAGTTCGGGGATGATGTTCGAGCCGCTGATGACTCTCCTTTCAGACTCGTTCCACACTCTGGCATTAGACACTCCCGGATTCGGCGCTTCATTTTCTCCCCCAAGCCTGTTCACTGTCCATTATCTTTCATCCACACTCCACGCCGCTCTGACCAACCTCGGCGTGGAGTCTTGTTATTTGTTCGGGCATCACACGGGGGCAGCGATTGCCGTGCAGATGGCGCATGACCATCCCAACTTTGTGAAGAAGATGGTCTTGTCGGGTCCGCCGCTGTTGAGCGAAGCCCAAATCAACGGTCTGAAAGCCAGCCTCAAACCGTTTTCTTTGGCAGAAGACGGTTCGCACCTCACCCACGTCTGGGAGCGGATTCGGAAACGAGACTCCGCCCTCCCGTTGGAAACGGTTCATAGAGAAGTCCTCCTCACCCAGTCCGCGAGAGAGGCGGCGCAAGGCGCATATCAAGCCGTGTTCGAGCAGCCGTTCAAGGTCCAGTTGGAGGCGTTGGAGATTCCCATCCTGGTGATGTCTGGTGAAAATGATACTTTGCGCGCGAGTCTCGAGCCTGCGTATTCCATCCTGAAAAACGGCACGATGAAAGTAATCCCGAATCAAGGTCCCTACATCTGCGATCAAAATCCCCAAGCGGTCGCGGATGTCATCAAGGAATTCATTTTGTAGGTCACGTTTTTTACGTGACAAAAGGAGAGAGATGCTTACCATACTTTACATCGTCTTCGTGGCTGCGTTTGCGTACCTGACGTGGCAATCGGTTGGGGTTTATCGAAGCAAGCGTTCTTCGTATGCGCTGTTGCTGTTGATCGTGCTGGCAGGACTCGCCTACGACACATTGATCATTTTGATCGGCAGGTTCATCGGCGCAGGGGACTTGCTAAAAACTTTGAACGCGGGGCGTTACCTCGTGCATGGACTCGCCACGCCCGCCATGATCATTTTTGGTTTTGGAATTTTGCGGAATGCAGGCGTGAAGTGGGCGCAAAGCCGAACCACGCATATCGTTGTCTGTGTTGTGACTACTCTGTTAATCGCGCTGGGTGTGTACGAAGACGTACTCGCGCTCGACCTGCAAACCAAAACTGTGATGGACACGCTCCGCTACACCAACGAAGGCGGCATGAAAGGTCCGCCGATCCCTGCCATGCTGACGATCGTCTTTTTGATCGTGGCTGGCATTTCGCTCTGGCGTAACACGGGTTGGTGGTGGCTGGCGGCGGGCGCGATCTTCATGTTCATCGCCGCAGGTGCAGGCATGGGCGATATGTTCTACATTGGCAACCTCGGCGAAGTGGTGCTCGGGCTTGGCAATGTGCTGACCGCAAGAAAGTTTTTATCTTGACGATAGACCATCGACCATAAGGATAATCACATGGAAACCTACACCCTTGGGCTTGCCCTCGAAGATTTTATTCCCGTCATCTTTTCTTCCATCGGCTTGTACTTCGTCAGCCGCATGGTTACGAATGTCAACGCCCGCTTCGGTCAAATGGCGACCATTGGCTGGATTTTGGTGAGTATTGGCGGCTTTCTCAAAGCCACATGGAAACTCGCCATGGCGCTGACGCAAACCCAAACCAACATCGTCTGGTTCGATAAAGGCATGTTCATGTGGATGTCGGTCGGCTTCACGTTGCTGGCGTTCGCGCTCTGGTTCATGAGCGAGATCCGCAGCGGTAAACGAAAACCGAATCGCATCTGGCTCGGTCCGTCT from Anaerolineales bacterium includes:
- a CDS encoding alpha/beta hydrolase, giving the protein MSIIRKGYVDTPHGQIHFRQLKNVDGVPLVLLHQTASSGMMFEPLMTLLSDSFHTLALDTPGFGASFSPPSLFTVHYLSSTLHAALTNLGVESCYLFGHHTGAAIAVQMAHDHPNFVKKMVLSGPPLLSEAQINGLKASLKPFSLAEDGSHLTHVWERIRKRDSALPLETVHREVLLTQSAREAAQGAYQAVFEQPFKVQLEALEIPILVMSGENDTLRASLEPAYSILKNGTMKVIPNQGPYICDQNPQAVADVIKEFIL